Genomic segment of Paenibacillus sp. FSL R5-0623:
CAGGAAAGCTGCAACTTGTGCAAAAGAAAGGTGCATGCCTAAGGACATCATCCCGCGCTTTGTCATCCCACTCATCATAAGATATAGAGCAGTTCATTATTGTTCAGAAAAATCACAGCAGAGAGGGGCGACGGGATGGTATATCGATATGTGGCTATAGGCGATTCATTAACGGTGGGTACAGGAGCGTTGCTGGGCACCGGCTTTGTTCCTTTATATCGGCGAATGGCGGAAATGAATGTTCGTACGTTTGTATCCATGGAAAATATGGGCGTGAATGGACTGACGTCGGGGGAAATGTTGCAGATGATCTCTTCGCATCCCCGTGTACGGCAATCGCTCCGTGAAGCGGATATCATTACCCTATCCATTGGCGGGAATGATCTGATTCGTACGTTTAAAGCAAGTAATGGCATTCCAAATGCCAGCAAAATGACACAGGTGCTCGGAGAAACCCGCAGTAATGTATCCCAGATCATGCGGCACATTCGGCAGTTAAAGGGCAACCATGAGTATATGATCCGATCCATCGGATTGTACAACCCGTATCCACAAGCGACGGAAGCTGCGTACTGGGTGCGCCAATATAATTCGTTTCTGAATGGAGCGGGATCGGGCAACTATGCATGTGCTCAGGTATATGACAGGTTTGAAGGTCGTGAGCGTGAACTGTTGTTCTGGGACAGAGTACATCCCAATGCAAGAGGATATCGTGTCATTGCAGAGCAGCTTAATCGGACGGGATATTATCCATTCTCTTGATCACTTTGGAACAAAACTAGACCAAGCGATGGACTTCCTTTAAGATAATAGAAGACCGTTCCATTTTGTGAGATAAAGGGGTTAATTTTTGGTGCAAAACATCGATTCCGGTTCCCTCCATCCTTCAGAGCAGCAGCGTATATCCGAAGTGTTGGCCTTATATGGCTTTACATCGGATTGGAAAGGCGAGCGTGGAAAGGGTGGAATGAATAATTCTACTTACATGCTCCAGGTAGACGGGACTAATTACGTCATGAGACAATATGAAACACATAATGATCCGATGAAAATCACCTTTGAACACGAGGTGCTGGAAGCCCTCCAACGTTCGAACTTTAAGCTTGATACACCTTC
This window contains:
- a CDS encoding GDSL-type esterase/lipase family protein; translated protein: MVYRYVAIGDSLTVGTGALLGTGFVPLYRRMAEMNVRTFVSMENMGVNGLTSGEMLQMISSHPRVRQSLREADIITLSIGGNDLIRTFKASNGIPNASKMTQVLGETRSNVSQIMRHIRQLKGNHEYMIRSIGLYNPYPQATEAAYWVRQYNSFLNGAGSGNYACAQVYDRFEGRERELLFWDRVHPNARGYRVIAEQLNRTGYYPFS